In Anaerolineales bacterium, the following proteins share a genomic window:
- a CDS encoding serine hydrolase — protein sequence MFSVEQFIAQFSDKTIALSVYDLESGREINVHADESFHPASTVKVHVMMEIFHQAEQGKISLEEQIPIYNSFVSVADGSPFSLAVEDDSEKSLYERIGQTETVRELTRLMIVRSGNLATNILLDKIGADNVNAFLESLNIRNVAVRRGMYDLAALRSGINNSASARGLTQTMRLLAEGKVLSEQASAEMVRIMSEQEFNESIPALLPKSVKVAHKTGWSDEFYHDTGIVYPENRKPYAISIMTKGFPEDNESEAHDCMAKISRMVYEEMINPKSNFAAVSGIASWRASRHSQ from the coding sequence ATGTTTTCCGTTGAACAATTCATCGCGCAATTCAGCGACAAGACCATTGCGCTCTCGGTCTATGATTTGGAATCGGGGCGCGAGATCAACGTCCACGCGGACGAGTCCTTTCACCCCGCCAGCACGGTTAAAGTCCATGTGATGATGGAAATCTTCCATCAGGCGGAGCAGGGAAAAATTTCGCTTGAAGAACAGATTCCCATCTACAACTCGTTCGTCAGCGTCGCGGATGGAAGTCCATTTTCGTTGGCTGTCGAAGACGATTCGGAAAAGTCACTTTACGAACGAATCGGTCAGACCGAAACCGTCCGCGAGTTGACGCGGCTGATGATCGTGCGAAGCGGCAACCTCGCGACGAACATCCTGCTAGACAAGATCGGCGCGGACAACGTCAATGCGTTTCTCGAATCGCTGAATATTCGGAATGTCGCGGTCAGGCGCGGCATGTACGATCTCGCGGCGCTCCGTTCAGGAATCAACAACTCCGCCTCCGCCCGCGGACTCACCCAAACGATGCGCCTCCTTGCCGAGGGGAAAGTCCTATCCGAGCAAGCGTCCGCTGAAATGGTTCGCATCATGTCCGAGCAGGAATTCAACGAGAGCATTCCAGCCCTGCTTCCCAAATCAGTCAAAGTTGCGCATAAAACTGGTTGGTCGGACGAGTTCTATCACGACACAGGCATCGTCTACCCTGAAAACCGCAAACCGTACGCGATCTCGATCATGACAAAAGGCTTTCCAGAAGACAACGAAAGCGAGGCGCACGATTGCATGGCTAAAATATCAAGGATGGTTTACGAAGAAATGATAAATCCAAAATCAAACTTCGCCGCAGTATCGGGGATTGCTTCGTGGCGCGCATCGCGCCACTCGCAATGA